GTTAGGGCTATGTGGAGCGTCATCCTGATGGGCCTTGCCGGAATTCTGATCGGCGGCGCAATTTCCTTCCGCCGCCAGGGCATGTCCAAAATCATCACCATTAGTTTCTGGGTCCTTGCGGGAATGTCCCTGCTCGGCGCCTACCTCCTGATCGACAGCAGCGTCTGACCAATCGCCGCTGCCGGAATTCCCACGGAAAGCAAAACATGTCACTTGTTGAAACACCCGTCCTTGAACTTCTGCCCGCCGTTGACGTAGCTGACGGCCAGGCCGTCCGCCTGGTTCAGGGTGAAGCCGGCAGCGAAACCAGCTACGGCGATCCGCTCGATGCGGCCATGGCCTGGCAGAACGACGGCGCCGCCTGGGTTCATTTGGTGGACCTTGACGCAGCTTTCGGCCGCGGTTCCAACCTGCCCCTGCTCAAACGCGTTGTTGACCAGCTGGACATCAAGGTGGAGCTGTCCGGCGGCATCCGCGACGACGCGTCCCTGGATATGGCCCTGGAACTGGGCGCCAGCCGCGTCAATCTGGGCACCGCCGCACTGGAAAACCCGGAGTGGACCGCCAGTGCCATTGCCCGCTACGGCGAGGCCATCGCCGTCGGCCTCGATGTCCGCGGCACCACCCTGGCAGCCCGCGGCTGGACCAAGGAAGGCGGCGATCTGTGGGAGGTCCTGGCCCGTCTGGAAGACGCCGGCTGCCCGCGCTACGTAGTCACCGACGTCACCAAGGACGGAACCCTGCGCGGACCGAACCTTGAACTCCTGCGCGAGGTGCTGCAGCGCACCGACCGCCCCGTGGTCGCCTCAGGCGGCATCTCGTCCCTGGATGACCTGGCCGCTCTGCGCGAACTTGTTCCCCTGGGCCTGGAAGGCACGATTGTGGGCAAGGCACTCTATGCAGGCGCCTTCACCCTGCCGCAGGCCTTCGACATCGCCGGCCATCCGGAGCGCTAGGACCCATGGCTGAGCGCGCCCTTCCCGGCCACATTGCCGCCGCCCTCGCCGGGGCAGGCGGTCCGGCCGATTCCGCCGGGCAGTCCTGGGCCGGCCGGGACCTCTCCGGCGACGGCAACCCGCTCCATAATTTCGACGCCGACGACGGCAGCGCCGATGCCGGCTACCTCGCAGCGCTGGCTGCGCTGGAGGACGGCAGCGGCACCGAAGCACAGGTGGTGGCCACGCTGGCCACCGCCCGGGTGTTTGTCCCCATTGTCGCCAGCCTGGCCGAGGAAGCGGAATCCGATCACGGCCTGGTTGCGGACAAGGAAGCAGACATGGCTTTGGTCACGCTGACGGCGCCGGACGGACGCAAGGCCCTGCCGGTGTTCACGTCCGTTCCCGCGCTGCAGAACTGGCATCCGAAGGCCCGTCCTGTTGCTGTGTATGCCGCCCGTGCGGCGCTCTCAGCCGTATCGGAGGAGGCGCAGCTGCTGGTGGTGGACCCCGGCGCGGACATTACCTTCGTGGTGCGCCGCCCGGCCATGTGGGCCCTGGCCCGGCAGCGGGACTGGACTCCGTCCTACGCGGACCAGGAAGTCGCCCGGGCCGTGTCTGCTGCGGTCGACGTCGAACCGTCCGTTACCGGAGTTGAGCTTGTCCAGGCCCCGGCAACGGCGACCCGGTCGGCGCGCGGAACGGTCATCGCCGGAGGCGGTGCCGGTCCTGAGCTTAGAATGGTTCTTCACCTGGCACCGGGACTGGATGCGCAGGCGGTGCAGGGCATCGCCGGATTGCTGCAGCAACGGCTCGCTGCCGATCCTTTGTTTGTTGAGCGCGTGGATTCCCTGGAACTCAAGATCACGCGCTGACCCGTTGGGCGGGGGACCGCCGGAAGAGAAGTGCTGTGAATTTTGCCTCCTACGGGGAGCTGCTCCGTGTCGCCCCGATCCGCCGGCTGCTGCTGGTTGGAATGATTGCCCGGTTCCCGCACTCGGCGGCCGGAGTGCTGCTGACCCTGCACGTGGTCATGACCATGGACATGGGATATGCCAAGGCCGGCGCCGTAGCTGCCGTGGTCACGGTGGGCATCGCCTTCGGCGCCCCGTGGCGCGGCCGCCGGGTGGACAATGTGGGCCTGCGCCGGGCCCTGATTCCCTCCGTCATTTCCGAGGCGGTCATCTGGTCCATCGCTCCGCACGCCAGCTATGAGTGGCTGCTGGTGCTGGCACTGATCGGCGGCGTCTTCACGCTTCCGGTCTTCAGCGTGGTGCGGCAGTCCCTGGGCGTGATGGCAACGGGAGAGCAGCGCCGAACGGCCTTTGCCCTGGACTCCATCGCCACCGAGCTTGTCTTCATGGGCGGACCGGCACTGGGCGCCATCCTGGCCACCTCGCTCTCCTCCGTGGTGGGACTGACCCTGGTGGGAATTTCGACGTCGCTCGCCGGCCTGCTCCTGATCTGGTTCAACCCGCCCACCCGGTCCGAGAATCCGCAGAAGGCCGCCACCGAGGTCCAGGAGCGGGAAGCCGCCAACGCTGCCGTCGTGGCTGCCGCTCCCGCGCACCTGGCAGAGGCCTCTTCGGAGCTTCAGCCGCTGGCGGTGCTGAGCCGGCGGGCGCGGCTGCGCTCGGGTTTCTCCTGGTTCACGCTCAGCGTGGCCGTGGTTTTTGCCGTGGCGGTGGGCGCGGGACTGCTGCTGTCCAGCTCCGACGTCGGCATCGTGGCCCTGGTGGAATCCTCCGGCAACCCGCAGGAAGTGGGAATCGTCTTTGCCGCCTGGTGCGCCGCATCCGTGGTGGGCGGGCTGATCTACGGGGGAATGCGCCGGCGGATCTCGCCGATGCTGCTCCTGCTGGCGATGGCCGTTCTGACTCTTCCCATGGCCCTGGCCACGGACACGATCAGTTTGGCGCTGCTGTCCATTCCGGCCGGGCTGCTCTGCGCTCCGGTGCT
This genomic interval from Arthrobacter sunyaminii contains the following:
- the priA gene encoding bifunctional 1-(5-phosphoribosyl)-5-((5-phosphoribosylamino)methylideneamino)imidazole-4-carboxamide isomerase/phosphoribosylanthranilate isomerase PriA; its protein translation is MSLVETPVLELLPAVDVADGQAVRLVQGEAGSETSYGDPLDAAMAWQNDGAAWVHLVDLDAAFGRGSNLPLLKRVVDQLDIKVELSGGIRDDASLDMALELGASRVNLGTAALENPEWTASAIARYGEAIAVGLDVRGTTLAARGWTKEGGDLWEVLARLEDAGCPRYVVTDVTKDGTLRGPNLELLREVLQRTDRPVVASGGISSLDDLAALRELVPLGLEGTIVGKALYAGAFTLPQAFDIAGHPER
- a CDS encoding MFS transporter: MNFASYGELLRVAPIRRLLLVGMIARFPHSAAGVLLTLHVVMTMDMGYAKAGAVAAVVTVGIAFGAPWRGRRVDNVGLRRALIPSVISEAVIWSIAPHASYEWLLVLALIGGVFTLPVFSVVRQSLGVMATGEQRRTAFALDSIATELVFMGGPALGAILATSLSSVVGLTLVGISTSLAGLLLIWFNPPTRSENPQKAATEVQEREAANAAVVAAAPAHLAEASSELQPLAVLSRRARLRSGFSWFTLSVAVVFAVAVGAGLLLSSSDVGIVALVESSGNPQEVGIVFAAWCAASVVGGLIYGGMRRRISPMLLLLAMAVLTLPMALATDTISLALLSIPAGLLCAPVLSSASERVADLVSEERRGEAMGWYGSALTSGTALGAPLAGAAIDIVGPWAGFAFAGVSASLLVLVTLTVRKFSRRGERLSAV
- a CDS encoding SseB family protein, which translates into the protein MAERALPGHIAAALAGAGGPADSAGQSWAGRDLSGDGNPLHNFDADDGSADAGYLAALAALEDGSGTEAQVVATLATARVFVPIVASLAEEAESDHGLVADKEADMALVTLTAPDGRKALPVFTSVPALQNWHPKARPVAVYAARAALSAVSEEAQLLVVDPGADITFVVRRPAMWALARQRDWTPSYADQEVARAVSAAVDVEPSVTGVELVQAPATATRSARGTVIAGGGAGPELRMVLHLAPGLDAQAVQGIAGLLQQRLAADPLFVERVDSLELKITR